The proteins below are encoded in one region of Halobaculum roseum:
- a CDS encoding type 1 glutamine amidotransferase, with the protein MILVLDNAVDGGYMAGEIVHFLPDARAYNYPNEDGDPSLEDVDGVVIGGSGTGVYDEPDQPWITEQKRFARRLVEDGVPTLGICFGHQILNAALGGEVEDSGTSRLHLRDAEFDDDPLFEGVEPTVPVLHSDVVTELGEGMEIIGRADYYEYFATRHRDSPVWSVQYHPEFTPRIVDEYDDWEESDRSFAESTATRTLANFADLVASHAGQ; encoded by the coding sequence ATGATACTGGTACTCGACAACGCGGTCGACGGCGGCTACATGGCCGGCGAGATCGTGCACTTCCTCCCCGACGCTCGTGCGTACAACTACCCGAACGAGGACGGCGACCCGAGCCTCGAGGACGTGGACGGCGTCGTCATCGGCGGGAGCGGCACCGGCGTGTACGACGAGCCGGACCAGCCGTGGATCACCGAGCAGAAGCGGTTCGCGCGCCGCCTCGTCGAGGACGGCGTGCCGACGCTCGGCATCTGTTTCGGCCACCAGATCCTGAACGCCGCCCTCGGCGGGGAGGTCGAGGACAGCGGAACCTCCCGGCTCCACCTCCGTGACGCCGAGTTCGACGACGATCCTCTCTTCGAGGGGGTCGAACCGACCGTGCCCGTCCTTCACTCCGATGTGGTTACCGAACTCGGCGAGGGGATGGAGATCATCGGTCGCGCGGACTACTACGAGTACTTCGCCACCCGGCACCGCGACAGCCCGGTGTGGTCCGTCCAGTATCACCCGGAGTTCACGCCGCGGATCGTCGACGAGTACGACGACTGGGAGGAGTCCGACCGCTCCTTCGCGGAGTCCACCGCCACCCGAACGCTCGCCAACTTCGCGGACCTCGTGGCGTCCCACGCCGGCCAGTGA
- a CDS encoding helix-turn-helix domain-containing protein: protein MIDVTLDMEQYDCPFIHATEEHDLAFSAVHWEFDTATDSLETRMVVEGDDRESLGRGLTELREHDGLREYTLLSKTGGVGHIRTVIDETAAMSTVRDGGGYITGPFYIADGSELWHVGFDDRGEADGTLSRLDRDNEYEVLERDEPDLPELQGFIQNAGAAMTLIEGCKDLSDVERETLQTAASEGYFESPRSATLGTLAEEFDVSKPAVSKNLRRGQRKMLQRVVDAMGELEE, encoded by the coding sequence ATGATCGACGTCACCTTGGACATGGAGCAGTACGACTGTCCGTTCATCCACGCCACCGAGGAGCACGATCTGGCGTTCTCCGCGGTGCACTGGGAGTTCGACACCGCGACCGACTCCCTCGAGACGCGCATGGTCGTCGAGGGTGACGACCGCGAGTCGCTCGGGCGGGGACTGACGGAGCTACGCGAGCACGACGGCCTGCGCGAGTACACTCTCCTCTCGAAGACCGGCGGCGTCGGCCACATCCGAACCGTCATCGACGAGACGGCCGCGATGTCGACCGTCCGCGACGGCGGCGGCTACATCACGGGACCCTTCTACATCGCCGACGGCTCCGAGCTATGGCACGTCGGCTTCGACGATCGCGGCGAGGCCGACGGCACCCTCTCGCGGCTCGATCGCGACAACGAGTACGAAGTGCTCGAACGCGACGAGCCGGATCTGCCGGAGCTGCAGGGGTTCATCCAGAACGCCGGCGCCGCGATGACGCTCATCGAGGGCTGCAAGGACCTCTCGGACGTGGAGCGCGAGACGCTGCAGACGGCGGCCTCGGAGGGGTACTTCGAGAGCCCGCGCTCGGCCACGCTCGGGACGCTCGCCGAGGAGTTCGACGTGTCCAAGCCGGCCGTCTCGAAGAACCTCCGGCGCGGCCAGCGGAAGATGCTCCAGCGTGTCGTCGACGCGATGGGCGAATTGGAGGAGTGA
- a CDS encoding ABC transporter substrate-binding protein: MSERITRRRTLAALGATGIAGLAGCAGGNGGDGTETDGDTAAADTETTDDMDGTTTGSSSGASGTVKIGVLQPISGDLQYYGQQALWGFSSGLGYKAGAEPSVTAETGSQTVTVGDVDYELYIRDTQFSADTAQTLATNLVTDEEVDMLFGCASSGAATRVSTTVAQQAGVPYMAGPAASASLTSGSEACADNVFRASENTAMDARSGGKYVAQESDVSRVFLFGADYSFGRAVVNNYEQVLTNEGVEIVGKRFVPQGYSEWEGLLDNAVEAGAEGIVGGFTVATLPNLFTTYLQGDYDFTVFGGFATSITNNVVGGLLQNQLGEPLTEEKLDGLGVGPFTTRYHWNQYDNEINSAFVDGYVNAYGRVPDLFTSGTFTAASAIVQGVEEGGSTEGADIAEALRGMTVADTPKGTDAYTFQEYNNQARSEMTVANVVPTADEWSDAWGAAVQPSEPVARIAAEETTIPADSDDMNCSL, encoded by the coding sequence ATGAGTGAGCGTATCACACGACGCCGGACGCTGGCCGCGCTGGGTGCGACGGGCATCGCGGGTTTGGCCGGCTGTGCCGGCGGGAACGGCGGCGACGGAACCGAAACCGACGGAGATACCGCGGCGGCGGACACGGAGACGACCGACGACATGGACGGGACAACGACGGGGAGTTCGAGCGGGGCGTCCGGGACGGTGAAGATCGGCGTGCTGCAGCCCATCTCGGGCGACCTCCAGTACTACGGGCAACAGGCGCTGTGGGGCTTCTCGTCCGGGCTCGGGTACAAAGCGGGTGCCGAGCCGTCGGTGACCGCGGAGACCGGCAGCCAGACTGTCACCGTCGGCGACGTGGACTACGAGCTGTACATCCGTGACACGCAGTTCTCGGCGGACACCGCCCAGACGCTCGCGACGAACCTGGTCACCGACGAGGAGGTCGACATGCTGTTCGGCTGCGCCTCCTCGGGGGCCGCCACCCGCGTGAGCACGACCGTCGCCCAGCAGGCCGGCGTCCCGTACATGGCCGGTCCCGCGGCGTCGGCGTCGCTCACGTCCGGGTCGGAGGCGTGCGCCGACAACGTGTTCCGCGCCTCCGAGAACACGGCGATGGACGCGCGCTCGGGCGGGAAGTACGTCGCTCAGGAGTCGGACGTGTCGAGGGTGTTCCTGTTCGGCGCCGACTACTCGTTCGGCCGCGCCGTCGTCAACAACTACGAGCAGGTGCTCACGAACGAGGGCGTCGAGATCGTCGGCAAGCGGTTCGTCCCGCAGGGCTACAGCGAGTGGGAGGGGTTGCTCGACAACGCCGTCGAGGCCGGCGCCGAGGGCATCGTCGGCGGGTTCACCGTCGCGACCCTCCCGAACCTGTTCACGACGTACCTCCAGGGCGACTACGACTTCACCGTGTTCGGCGGCTTCGCGACCTCGATCACGAACAACGTCGTCGGCGGCCTGCTCCAGAACCAGCTGGGCGAGCCGCTCACCGAGGAGAAGCTCGACGGCCTCGGCGTCGGTCCGTTCACCACCCGCTACCACTGGAACCAGTACGACAACGAGATCAACTCGGCGTTCGTCGACGGCTACGTGAACGCCTACGGGCGGGTGCCGGATCTCTTCACCTCGGGGACGTTCACCGCGGCCTCAGCGATCGTGCAGGGCGTCGAGGAGGGCGGCTCCACCGAGGGCGCCGACATCGCCGAGGCGTTGCGCGGGATGACCGTCGCGGACACGCCGAAGGGGACGGACGCGTACACCTTCCAGGAGTACAACAACCAGGCCCGATCGGAGATGACCGTCGCGAACGTCGTCCCCACGGCCGACGAGTGGAGCGACGCCTGGGGCGCGGCCGTCCAGCCGAGCGAGCCCGTCGCGCGCATCGCGGCCGAGGAGACGACGATCCCGGCCGACAGCGACGACATGAACTGCTCGCTGTAG
- a CDS encoding 3-oxoacyl-ACP synthase, with protein MAEGRTVGLTGLGTYVPDEVLTGEEIGEISGIPEEIVIEKMGMREKRVCPPDDDHVSDMCVAAGREALADAGVDPGSLDLVLYHGSEYKDHVVWSAAADVAERLGADDAYAHESYALCAGAPIAIRHTAAQLRVGDIDRALLVAASREEDLVDYADGDASFMFNFGSGAAATVLEADPGDDRTRAVVRESAATTDGGFSRDVVMPAGGSAKPPSRETVETGEHTLTVPDPDDMKERLADVSAPSFLSVADEALTGSGYERDDIDFLALTHMKRSFHGYLCDELGVDDGGQYYLDDYGHVQSADQALALREGLDLGRVADGDVVLFLAAGTGYTWAATVLEWTVAESSAPSKPPE; from the coding sequence ATGGCTGAGGGGCGGACCGTCGGCCTCACCGGCCTCGGCACGTACGTGCCCGACGAGGTGTTGACCGGGGAGGAGATCGGGGAGATCAGTGGGATCCCCGAGGAGATCGTCATCGAGAAGATGGGCATGCGCGAGAAGCGCGTCTGCCCGCCCGACGACGACCACGTGAGCGACATGTGCGTCGCGGCGGGTCGCGAGGCGCTGGCGGACGCCGGCGTCGACCCGGGTTCCCTCGATCTGGTGCTGTATCACGGCAGCGAGTACAAGGACCACGTCGTCTGGTCGGCCGCCGCGGACGTGGCCGAGCGCCTCGGCGCGGACGACGCCTACGCCCACGAGTCGTACGCGCTGTGTGCGGGCGCGCCGATCGCGATCCGGCACACGGCCGCCCAGCTCCGCGTCGGCGACATCGACCGCGCGCTGCTGGTCGCCGCGAGTCGCGAGGAGGACCTGGTCGACTACGCCGACGGGGACGCGAGCTTCATGTTTAACTTCGGTTCGGGCGCGGCCGCGACGGTTCTGGAGGCCGACCCCGGGGACGACCGGACGCGGGCAGTCGTCCGCGAGTCGGCGGCGACGACCGACGGGGGCTTCTCCCGCGACGTGGTGATGCCCGCGGGCGGGTCGGCGAAGCCGCCGAGCCGCGAGACCGTCGAGACGGGCGAGCACACGCTGACGGTTCCCGACCCGGATGACATGAAGGAACGACTCGCGGACGTGTCGGCGCCGTCGTTCCTGTCGGTCGCCGACGAGGCGCTAACCGGCTCCGGATACGAGCGCGACGACATCGACTTCCTGGCGCTCACCCACATGAAGCGGTCGTTCCACGGGTACCTGTGTGACGAACTCGGCGTCGACGACGGCGGCCAGTACTACCTGGACGACTACGGCCACGTCCAGAGCGCCGATCAGGCGCTCGCACTCCGGGAGGGACTCGACCTGGGACGCGTCGCCGACGGCGACGTGGTCCTCTTTCTCGCGGCGGGGACCGGCTACACGTGGGCGGCGACCGTGTTGGAGTGGACCGTCGCTGAGTCGTCGGCCCCGTCGAAACCTCCGGAGTGA
- a CDS encoding SDR family NAD(P)-dependent oxidoreductase → MTRTDRSRVVAVTGANEGIGHGIAAALLADGDRVAVLEVNGAGVDALQAIHGDAVRYHECDVTDDDSVLSAIGAVRTMRAVLPEMLKRDAGTVHTVSSGAGIVGHPLLSGYASTKGALEALVRSVRSELRHTNVAVTLMHPPLTNTRSAAEIGYPESLLADPDEVGRKLARKVDRTDAVIYADWRTRLGIALSRRFPSLVDRGTARFVEEAE, encoded by the coding sequence ATGACACGAACTGACCGCTCACGGGTCGTCGCGGTGACCGGGGCGAACGAGGGGATCGGCCACGGCATCGCGGCCGCGCTGCTCGCCGACGGCGACCGCGTCGCCGTCCTCGAAGTGAACGGCGCCGGCGTCGACGCCCTTCAGGCGATTCACGGCGACGCCGTCCGGTACCACGAGTGCGACGTGACGGACGACGACTCGGTGTTGTCGGCGATCGGCGCCGTCCGTACGATGCGGGCGGTCCTCCCCGAGATGCTGAAGCGCGATGCCGGGACGGTCCACACCGTCAGTTCCGGTGCCGGGATCGTCGGCCACCCGCTGCTCTCGGGGTACGCCTCGACGAAGGGGGCCCTCGAGGCGCTCGTCCGCTCCGTCCGCTCGGAACTGCGCCACACGAACGTCGCGGTCACGCTGATGCATCCGCCGCTGACGAACACGCGCTCGGCTGCCGAGATCGGGTATCCCGAGTCGTTGCTCGCCGACCCCGACGAGGTCGGGCGGAAACTGGCCCGGAAGGTCGACCGCACCGACGCCGTCATCTACGCGGACTGGCGAACGCGGTTGGGGATCGCGCTCTCGCGGCGCTTCCCCTCGCTCGTGGACCGTGGAACCGCGCGGTTCGTCGAGGAGGCGGAGTAG
- a CDS encoding AMP-binding protein, whose translation MSEGDGGAPDENGTTSPPSSGPDWVGDWSGRRASLSPDRVGLVDGTTGREYTYAELDDRAVRTARVLQSAGVEKGDRVVSLSRNRPALVDLFFATGKVGAVLAPLSHRLAPPELAELVGDTDPAAVVVEAAFADLAAEALDEGAIDRTDVPVFVVGDDTDAVATAADDLGGESFEAARQSDETNPHPNADSGPERPEVSLSDPHLFLHTGGSTGTPKQTVITHRAVYWNSMTTIAAWNLRGDDVTPMPFPMFHTGGWNVLTVPLFHTGGTVVIARGFDPGQVLGVVDDRDATVLVAVPAVLRMMSDHDDWADTDLSSLRFAKSGGGPCRRSVLEAWWDRGVDLSQGYGLTECGPNNFAMPDDWPREKADAVGVPAPHVSARVVDGEGDPVERGTVGELELSSPAAADGYWNAPEESAETFGGGWVSTGDLARVDDDGYYHIEGRKKNMYVSGGENVFPPEVEDALTDHPDVREAVVIGVPDDTWGTVGKAVIDGDESLTLEDVTAFLDGRLARFKHPKHLAFVEEVPYSGPSKIDREAVRERFGEDE comes from the coding sequence ATGTCTGAGGGGGACGGGGGCGCCCCGGACGAGAACGGAACGACGAGCCCGCCCTCCTCCGGTCCCGACTGGGTCGGCGACTGGTCCGGTCGTCGCGCGTCGCTGTCGCCCGACCGCGTGGGGCTCGTCGACGGGACCACCGGCCGGGAGTACACCTACGCCGAGTTGGACGATCGCGCGGTCCGGACCGCACGAGTCCTCCAGTCCGCGGGCGTGGAGAAGGGCGACCGGGTGGTGTCGCTCTCTCGGAACCGGCCGGCGCTGGTCGACCTGTTCTTCGCGACCGGGAAAGTCGGCGCCGTGCTCGCGCCGCTGTCCCACCGGCTGGCGCCGCCGGAGCTGGCCGAGCTCGTCGGCGACACCGACCCCGCCGCGGTCGTCGTCGAGGCGGCGTTCGCGGACCTCGCGGCCGAGGCGCTCGACGAGGGAGCCATCGACCGCACCGACGTTCCGGTGTTCGTCGTCGGCGACGACACCGACGCCGTCGCGACCGCGGCCGACGACCTCGGAGGAGAGTCGTTCGAGGCCGCTCGGCAGTCCGACGAGACCAACCCCCACCCGAACGCCGACAGCGGGCCGGAGCGACCCGAGGTGTCGCTGTCGGACCCCCACCTGTTCCTCCACACCGGCGGGTCGACCGGGACGCCGAAGCAGACGGTGATCACCCACCGGGCGGTGTACTGGAACTCGATGACGACGATCGCCGCGTGGAACCTCCGCGGCGACGACGTGACGCCGATGCCGTTCCCGATGTTCCACACCGGCGGGTGGAACGTGCTCACGGTACCGTTGTTCCACACCGGCGGGACCGTCGTGATCGCCCGCGGGTTCGACCCCGGGCAGGTGTTGGGCGTCGTCGACGACCGCGACGCGACGGTGCTGGTCGCGGTGCCGGCGGTGTTGCGGATGATGAGCGACCACGACGACTGGGCCGACACGGATCTGTCGTCGCTGCGGTTCGCCAAGTCCGGCGGCGGCCCCTGCCGACGCTCGGTGCTGGAGGCGTGGTGGGACCGCGGCGTCGACCTCTCGCAGGGGTACGGCCTCACCGAGTGCGGCCCGAACAACTTCGCGATGCCCGACGACTGGCCCCGCGAGAAGGCCGACGCGGTCGGCGTTCCCGCACCGCACGTTTCCGCTCGAGTCGTCGACGGCGAGGGCGACCCCGTCGAGCGCGGGACCGTCGGCGAGCTCGAACTGTCCAGCCCCGCGGCAGCCGACGGCTACTGGAACGCCCCCGAGGAGTCCGCAGAGACGTTCGGCGGCGGGTGGGTGTCGACCGGCGACCTCGCGCGCGTCGACGACGACGGCTACTACCACATCGAGGGGCGCAAGAAGAACATGTACGTCAGCGGCGGCGAGAACGTCTTTCCGCCCGAGGTCGAGGACGCGCTCACCGATCACCCGGACGTCAGGGAGGCGGTCGTCATCGGCGTCCCCGACGACACGTGGGGGACCGTCGGGAAGGCCGTCATCGACGGCGACGAGTCGCTGACGCTGGAGGACGTGACGGCGTTCCTCGACGGCCGGCTCGCGCGGTTCAAACACCCGAAACACCTCGCGTTCGTCGAGGAGGTCCCGTACTCGGGCCCCTCGAAGATCGACCGCGAGGCGGTGCGCGAGCGGTTCGGCGAGGACGAGTGA
- a CDS encoding branched-chain amino acid ABC transporter permease, with protein MSAIAHAAASLASLAPAGAALPLQFTDALIEFLSPTTLADVIVRGIAEASLYVMIAAGLTLVFGLMGVLNFAHGSLTMLGAYLGGLVLVTVVAQSTGGAGRLLAFGVAVVVAFGALAALGGGLEIGLVRPIYDRPPLYQILLTFGVTLVLDELARIVVLFYGLQPTTVWQDVLGTKPAFLADSLGVAGVSASGLELFHILFGVATVVGVHLFLTRTRYGLFVRAGGEDSEMLSALGVDVNRVFTVVFALGTGIAGAAGVLLAWDPSWGASVPLAAETLLPAFVVVIVGGLGTFRGTVVAALIVGLVDSSMTWWFQNFVDFTGLPEMVVFLVLVITLIVKPQGLYGVSEVGGH; from the coding sequence ATGAGCGCGATCGCTCACGCGGCGGCGTCGCTGGCCTCGCTCGCGCCCGCCGGAGCCGCGCTCCCCCTGCAGTTCACGGACGCGTTGATCGAGTTCCTCTCGCCGACGACGCTCGCGGACGTGATCGTTCGCGGGATCGCCGAGGCGAGCCTCTACGTGATGATCGCCGCCGGCCTGACGCTGGTGTTCGGGCTGATGGGCGTGCTCAACTTCGCCCACGGGTCGCTGACGATGCTGGGCGCGTACCTCGGCGGGCTGGTGCTCGTGACCGTAGTCGCGCAGTCGACCGGCGGGGCCGGGCGACTGCTCGCGTTCGGCGTCGCCGTCGTCGTCGCCTTCGGCGCGCTCGCAGCGCTCGGCGGCGGGCTGGAGATCGGGCTCGTGCGGCCGATCTACGACCGGCCACCGCTGTATCAGATCCTGCTCACCTTCGGCGTGACGCTGGTGCTCGACGAGCTGGCGCGCATCGTCGTGCTGTTCTACGGCCTGCAGCCGACGACCGTCTGGCAGGACGTGCTCGGGACGAAGCCGGCGTTCCTCGCCGACTCGCTCGGCGTCGCCGGCGTCTCCGCGAGCGGGCTGGAGCTGTTCCACATCCTGTTCGGCGTCGCGACCGTCGTCGGCGTCCACCTGTTTCTCACCCGGACGCGCTACGGGCTGTTCGTGCGCGCCGGCGGCGAGGACAGCGAGATGCTGTCGGCGCTCGGCGTCGACGTGAACCGGGTGTTCACCGTCGTGTTCGCGCTCGGGACCGGCATCGCCGGCGCCGCAGGCGTGCTGCTCGCGTGGGACCCCTCGTGGGGCGCGTCGGTACCGCTGGCTGCTGAAACGCTGCTCCCGGCGTTCGTCGTCGTGATCGTCGGCGGACTGGGAACCTTCCGCGGCACCGTCGTCGCGGCGCTGATCGTCGGCCTGGTCGACTCGTCGATGACGTGGTGGTTCCAGAACTTCGTCGACTTCACCGGCCTGCCGGAGATGGTGGTGTTCCTCGTGCTCGTGATCACGCTGATCGTGAAGCCGCAGGGCCTCTACGGCGTCTCGGAGGTGGGGGGCCATTAG
- a CDS encoding ABC transporter ATP-binding protein yields MLRTSGLTKRFGGLTAVDDVDFALDGDELCSLIGPNGAGKTTFFNLLTGVLEPTEGAVEFRAGNGGSVDTGSDEADAANGDTDDTDGWRDITGDAPHEIASLGVHRSYQVTNVFPNSTVLENVRVAAQAAGGEGTNFWRNAGQLDRYIEEAYAILDRVDLADSAEVPASALSHGAKRQLEVGIALAGDPDVLLLDEPNAGVSSESVDRVVDLIEDVATDHAVLLVEHNMDIVMEVSDRVVVLNQGAVIADDEPAAVRDDPAVQKAYLGGYEPGSATNAASSDAGDDADTGTNGGEPA; encoded by the coding sequence ATGCTTCGCACGAGCGGCCTCACGAAGCGGTTCGGCGGGCTCACCGCCGTCGATGACGTGGACTTCGCGCTCGACGGTGACGAGCTGTGCTCGCTGATCGGCCCCAACGGCGCCGGCAAGACGACGTTCTTCAACCTCCTCACGGGGGTGCTCGAACCGACCGAGGGCGCCGTCGAATTCCGAGCCGGGAACGGCGGGAGCGTCGACACCGGCAGCGATGAAGCCGACGCGGCGAACGGTGACACGGACGACACCGACGGCTGGCGCGACATCACCGGCGACGCGCCACACGAGATCGCGTCGCTCGGCGTCCACCGGTCGTACCAGGTGACGAACGTGTTCCCGAACTCGACCGTGCTGGAGAACGTCCGCGTCGCCGCGCAGGCCGCCGGCGGCGAGGGCACCAACTTCTGGCGAAACGCCGGCCAGCTCGACCGGTACATCGAGGAGGCGTACGCGATCCTCGATCGCGTCGACTTGGCGGACAGCGCCGAGGTACCCGCCAGCGCGCTGTCGCACGGGGCGAAGCGCCAACTGGAGGTCGGGATCGCGCTCGCCGGCGACCCGGACGTGCTCCTGCTCGACGAGCCGAACGCCGGCGTCTCCTCCGAGAGCGTCGACCGCGTCGTCGACCTCATCGAGGACGTGGCGACGGATCACGCCGTGCTGCTCGTCGAGCACAACATGGACATCGTGATGGAGGTGTCCGACCGCGTCGTCGTGCTCAACCAAGGTGCGGTTATCGCCGACGACGAACCGGCCGCCGTCAGGGACGATCCCGCCGTCCAGAAGGCGTATCTCGGCGGCTACGAGCCCGGAAGCGCGACCAACGCCGCATCGTCCGACGCCGGCGACGACGCGGACACGGGAACGAACGGGGGTGAACCGGCGTGA
- a CDS encoding ABC transporter ATP-binding protein codes for MLSLSGVETYYGDSHVLEGVDLEVYEGEVVALMGRNGVGKTTTLRSVLQLTPPREGSIRYRGEELVGRETHEVAARGLGWIPENRRMFGQLTVEENVRVAVPAADDADEALDLAFDTFPDLRERCDAKAGDLSGGQQQMLSIARGLVGENDLLLVDEPSEGLAPLIVEAVAEALTEAASDTTMLLVEQNLPLALDVADRFYVLDHGTVVDEGDTDAVSADGDRLRRYLSA; via the coding sequence CTGCTCTCGCTGTCGGGCGTCGAGACGTACTACGGCGACAGCCACGTGCTCGAGGGCGTCGACCTGGAGGTGTACGAGGGCGAGGTCGTCGCGCTGATGGGGCGAAACGGCGTCGGGAAGACGACGACGCTGCGCTCGGTGTTGCAGCTCACGCCCCCGCGCGAGGGATCGATCCGATACCGCGGCGAGGAACTCGTGGGGCGAGAGACTCACGAGGTCGCCGCCCGCGGCCTGGGGTGGATCCCCGAGAACAGGCGTATGTTCGGACAGCTCACCGTCGAGGAGAACGTCCGCGTGGCCGTCCCGGCCGCCGACGACGCCGACGAGGCGCTGGATCTGGCATTCGACACGTTCCCGGACCTCCGGGAGCGATGCGACGCGAAGGCGGGCGACCTCTCGGGCGGGCAACAGCAGATGCTCTCCATCGCCCGCGGGCTCGTCGGCGAGAACGACCTGTTGCTCGTCGACGAGCCCAGCGAGGGGCTGGCGCCGCTCATCGTCGAGGCCGTCGCGGAGGCGCTGACTGAGGCGGCCAGCGACACGACGATGCTGCTGGTCGAACAGAACCTCCCGCTCGCGCTCGACGTGGCCGACCGGTTCTACGTGCTCGATCACGGCACCGTCGTCGACGAGGGCGACACCGACGCCGTCAGCGCCGACGGCGACCGACTCCGGAGGTACCTCTCGGCATGA
- a CDS encoding branched-chain amino acid ABC transporter permease yields MILAFAAYPGVYALLVNSGLSAEVTALLPRIETLVVVLFFALFAMSFDFISGYTGYLSFGHAAFYGTGAYLVALAANGKIPLLGPETPFMLLLVLAGVAAAVLALAIGSVSFRLSGVYFAMITLGFSQVLYVFMRDWDFVSSAPRDGVAVTGTFEGFRIGVPGVDGLSVAIGQLTGDSIEGLFGFINLSPTEVSFYAIGAVVLVCYLAMQRLVHSPFGRTLIAIRENEERARAIGYNTYAYKLGAFVVSGFFAGIAGALFVGFRRSVTPENGFYFLVAGDALLVSIIGGFGTLAGPLYGELFDATVREFLSKEGGGGGLLPYLRANVGDATLATEIYNGLTVAEAIDTFLNGHAALYVGLLFVLFVLYVPNGLLGTARDRMGGRLAKAVPRHLRRWFDG; encoded by the coding sequence GTGATACTCGCGTTCGCCGCGTACCCCGGCGTATACGCCCTGCTCGTGAACTCCGGGCTCTCGGCGGAAGTCACCGCCCTGTTGCCCCGGATCGAGACGCTCGTCGTCGTGTTGTTCTTCGCGCTGTTCGCGATGTCGTTCGACTTCATCAGCGGCTACACCGGCTATCTCTCCTTCGGGCACGCGGCGTTCTACGGCACCGGCGCCTACCTCGTCGCGCTCGCGGCCAACGGGAAGATCCCGCTGTTGGGTCCGGAGACACCGTTCATGCTGCTGCTCGTGCTCGCTGGCGTCGCCGCCGCGGTGCTGGCGCTCGCCATCGGGAGCGTGTCGTTCCGCCTGTCGGGCGTCTACTTCGCGATGATCACCCTCGGGTTCTCGCAAGTGTTGTACGTGTTCATGCGAGACTGGGACTTCGTCTCCTCGGCGCCGCGAGACGGCGTCGCGGTGACGGGCACGTTCGAGGGGTTCCGGATCGGCGTCCCCGGCGTCGACGGGCTCTCGGTCGCGATCGGGCAGCTCACGGGCGACTCGATCGAGGGGCTGTTCGGCTTCATCAATCTCTCGCCGACCGAGGTGTCGTTCTACGCCATCGGGGCGGTGGTGCTCGTGTGTTACCTCGCGATGCAGCGGCTCGTCCACTCGCCGTTCGGGCGGACGCTGATCGCGATCCGCGAGAACGAGGAGCGTGCCCGGGCGATCGGGTACAACACCTACGCGTACAAGCTCGGGGCCTTCGTCGTCTCCGGCTTCTTCGCCGGGATCGCCGGCGCGCTGTTCGTCGGGTTCCGGCGCTCGGTGACGCCCGAGAACGGGTTCTACTTCCTCGTCGCCGGCGACGCGCTGTTGGTGTCGATCATCGGCGGGTTCGGCACGCTGGCCGGGCCGCTGTACGGCGAGCTGTTCGACGCGACCGTCCGCGAGTTCCTCTCGAAGGAGGGCGGCGGCGGCGGTTTGCTGCCGTATCTGCGCGCGAACGTCGGCGACGCGACGCTCGCGACCGAGATATACAATGGACTCACGGTCGCCGAGGCCATCGACACGTTCCTGAACGGCCACGCCGCGCTGTACGTCGGCCTGCTGTTCGTCCTGTTCGTGTTGTACGTCCCGAACGGCCTGCTCGGCACCGCCCGCGACCGCATGGGTGGCAGGCTGGCGAAGGCCGTCCCGCGTCACCTCCGGCGGTGGTTCGATGGCTGA
- a CDS encoding universal stress protein has translation MYERILVPIDGSDHSDLAAEHAMNLAEQFGAMVHALFVVEQTGPSGHWDFVVEKQEEIGEEVLDTVAALGDERGVRVERHVRRGTPSEEIVDAAADYEVDLIVMGTQGRTGFSRIATAGSTTERVVRLTDIPTLVVGGAGAGDA, from the coding sequence ATGTACGAGCGTATCCTCGTTCCGATCGACGGGAGCGACCACAGCGACCTAGCAGCCGAACACGCGATGAATCTCGCTGAGCAGTTCGGCGCGATGGTCCACGCGCTGTTCGTCGTCGAACAGACAGGGCCGAGCGGCCACTGGGATTTCGTGGTCGAGAAACAGGAGGAGATCGGCGAGGAGGTGCTGGACACGGTAGCCGCACTGGGCGACGAGCGCGGCGTACGCGTCGAGCGCCACGTTCGACGTGGGACGCCCAGCGAGGAGATCGTCGACGCCGCCGCCGACTACGAGGTCGACCTCATCGTCATGGGGACGCAGGGCCGGACCGGGTTCTCACGCATTGCCACCGCCGGAAGCACGACAGAACGTGTGGTCAGACTGACGGACATCCCGACACTCGTGGTCGGGGGTGCGGGCGCCGGAGACGCGTGA